The following coding sequences are from one Methanofollis sp. window:
- the mcrB gene encoding coenzyme-B sulfoethylthiotransferase subunit beta: MAAYSEKIDLYSDDGKLLKSGVTLDKISPLVNPATSKIIDLTKRTINVNLGGIEQALKAGKLGKGKIRGRELNLPIMENKDAIVARIKEMVQVEEGDDTNILEFNKGNLLLVEVPKKRLVNAATYDAAITAVAAATTYAIVDQFNIDAFNASTVKAACWGAYPHTMDMQGALVTSILSIPQNNEGIGFALRNVPVNHFVMMTGRNSLQGAALASTLETAGEFEMGQAIGAFERNQLLCYAYQGLNANNMVYDLVKKNGQTGTVGTVVQSLVERAIEDKVIAPGKKGGYFQFYDTKDPMLWNAYVAAGTLAATIVNCGAGRFAQAVSSTLLYFNDLIEHETGLPSCDFGRMMGTAVGFSFFSHSIYGGGGPGIFNGNHVVTRHANGVAIPCVVAAASLDAGTQMFSPEGMSKMMGETYGKIDVFNKPIDQIAKGVDLIA, translated from the coding sequence ATGGCAGCATATTCAGAAAAAATCGATCTCTATTCAGATGACGGTAAGCTGCTGAAAAGCGGCGTTACCCTCGACAAGATCAGCCCGCTGGTGAACCCGGCGACCAGCAAGATCATCGACCTGACTAAGAGAACGATTAATGTCAACCTTGGGGGCATAGAGCAGGCTCTCAAGGCTGGAAAGCTCGGTAAGGGCAAGATCAGGGGACGCGAACTGAACCTCCCGATTATGGAGAACAAGGACGCCATTGTTGCCAGGATCAAGGAAATGGTCCAGGTCGAGGAGGGTGACGACACCAACATCCTCGAGTTCAACAAGGGCAACCTCCTCCTCGTCGAAGTTCCGAAGAAACGTCTCGTGAACGCCGCCACGTATGACGCAGCGATCACCGCCGTTGCCGCAGCGACCACCTACGCGATCGTCGACCAGTTCAACATCGACGCCTTCAATGCCTCCACGGTCAAGGCCGCCTGCTGGGGCGCCTACCCGCACACAATGGACATGCAGGGTGCCCTTGTCACCTCCATCCTGTCCATCCCGCAGAACAACGAAGGCATCGGTTTTGCTCTCCGCAACGTCCCCGTCAACCACTTCGTCATGATGACCGGCAGGAACTCCCTTCAGGGCGCCGCCCTTGCGTCGACCCTCGAGACCGCCGGTGAATTCGAGATGGGCCAGGCAATCGGAGCTTTCGAGCGCAACCAGCTCCTCTGCTACGCCTACCAGGGCCTCAACGCCAACAACATGGTCTACGACCTTGTTAAGAAGAACGGCCAGACCGGCACTGTCGGTACTGTCGTCCAGTCCCTTGTCGAGCGTGCGATCGAGGACAAGGTCATTGCACCGGGCAAGAAGGGCGGATACTTCCAGTTCTACGACACCAAGGACCCGATGCTCTGGAACGCCTACGTCGCAGCCGGTACCCTCGCCGCCACCATCGTCAACTGCGGTGCAGGCCGGTTCGCCCAGGCAGTCTCCTCGACCCTGCTGTACTTCAACGACCTCATTGAACACGAGACCGGCCTGCCGTCCTGCGACTTCGGTCGCATGATGGGTACAGCCGTCGGTTTCTCGTTCTTCAGCCACTCGATCTACGGCGGCGGCGGTCCGGGTATCTTCAACGGCAACCACGTCGTGACCCGCCACGCCAACGGCGTTGCGATCCCGTGTGTGGTCGCCGCGGCATCCCTCGATGCGGGCACCCAGATGTTCTCACCTGAAGGCATGTCCAAGATGATGGGCGAGACCTACGGCAAGATCGACGTCTTCAACAAGCCGATAGACCAGATCGCCAAGGGCGTGGATCTGATTGCCTGA
- a CDS encoding CxxC-x17-CxxC domain-containing protein, protein MYGNRVGGPRDNFSRGPREMFKAVCSDCGKECEVPFKPTDGRPVYCRDCLPKHRKPRF, encoded by the coding sequence ATGTACGGCAACAGAGTAGGTGGCCCGAGGGACAACTTCTCCCGCGGTCCCCGTGAGATGTTCAAGGCGGTCTGTTCAGACTGCGGTAAAGAATGCGAAGTTCCCTTCAAGCCGACTGACGGAAGACCTGTGTACTGCCGGGATTGCCTCCCCAAGCACAGAAAGCCCAGATTCTAA
- a CDS encoding flavodoxin family protein — protein MKIIGINGSPRRQESMTGRLVAAVLRGAREAGAETEFIDATTLTVRPCSACTLCYQTGACPKQDDFAALYEKMLEADGIVFGSPNYIDNVSAQMKAVFDRMADAIHCQLFAGKYGCAVATAGGAGADDIATYLNHVFQVLGADTVGAASVEMVAGPEAFAAAETEAFALGKDLAAAIADCRTYPEQEALHAEMAAGMKALVFANKDSWKHQYDHWVAQGRN, from the coding sequence ATGAAAATAATCGGAATCAATGGGAGCCCTCGCAGGCAGGAGAGCATGACCGGACGCCTTGTTGCCGCCGTGCTCCGCGGTGCGCGGGAGGCCGGGGCAGAGACCGAGTTCATCGACGCCACCACCCTCACGGTCAGGCCGTGCAGCGCGTGCACCCTCTGCTACCAGACGGGCGCGTGCCCGAAGCAGGACGACTTTGCGGCCCTCTATGAAAAGATGCTCGAAGCCGATGGCATTGTCTTCGGTTCGCCAAACTATATCGACAATGTCTCCGCGCAGATGAAGGCGGTCTTTGACCGGATGGCCGACGCCATTCACTGCCAGCTCTTTGCCGGGAAGTACGGGTGCGCCGTTGCGACCGCCGGGGGGGCCGGTGCCGACGATATTGCGACGTACCTGAACCACGTCTTCCAGGTCCTCGGGGCCGACACAGTCGGTGCGGCGTCCGTGGAGATGGTCGCGGGCCCTGAAGCCTTTGCCGCTGCCGAGACGGAGGCCTTCGCACTTGGGAAGGACCTTGCCGCGGCGATCGCGGACTGCCGCACGTACCCTGAACAGGAGGCACTCCACGCGGAGATGGCGGCAGGGATGAAAGCACTGGTCTTCGCCAACAAAGACTCCTGGAAGCACCAGTATGACCATTGGGTTGCACAGGGCAGGAATTAA
- a CDS encoding Mut7-C RNAse domain-containing protein translates to MSGRSEGRPRFLADRMLGALTRHLRLMGYDTLSANALTPGNPREDTVLLAIAETDGRTLLTRDAELARRAGVRGVYIRSADVAEQERQLVDRDLIRQEFTFDRCSVCNTPLRPARKKEVLGAVYAPRQQEGLSFFWCPICRRLYWEGSHVARMRREIGKKEERPRAG, encoded by the coding sequence TTGTCAGGTAGGTCTGAGGGGCGGCCCCGCTTCCTCGCCGACAGGATGCTCGGCGCGCTGACACGGCACCTGCGGTTGATGGGGTACGACACTCTCTCGGCGAACGCCCTCACTCCGGGAAATCCGCGGGAGGACACGGTGCTCCTTGCCATCGCCGAGACTGACGGGCGAACCCTCCTGACGCGGGACGCCGAACTCGCGCGCCGGGCAGGGGTGCGGGGCGTGTACATCAGGTCGGCAGACGTGGCTGAGCAGGAGAGGCAACTCGTGGACCGGGATCTTATCAGGCAGGAGTTCACCTTCGACCGCTGCTCGGTCTGCAACACGCCGCTGCGGCCGGCGCGGAAGAAGGAGGTCCTCGGTGCGGTCTATGCGCCACGGCAACAGGAAGGGCTTTCTTTTTTCTGGTGCCCGATCTGTCGCCGCCTCTACTGGGAGGGGTCGCACGTGGCGAGGATGCGGCGAGAGATCGGAAAAAAAGAGGAGAGACCTAGGGCTGGTTAA
- the amrS gene encoding AmmeMemoRadiSam system radical SAM enzyme yields the protein MHEAHQYARVEGETVRCSLCAHRCTIAAGKHGICGVRINEDGALYAANYGLVAAEAVDPIEKKPLFHFLPGTLSYSLGGVGCNFRCQHCQNWHISQASLADLPLMEIPPETGVERALASASASIAWTYNEPTIWHEYALDMGTLARARGLGTVYVTNGYITEEALGELAPMLNAFRVDIKAFTEDFYKKVCRAKLQPVLDATLAAHEHGMHIETVTLVIPGLNDSEDEMKALITWVLDNLGPDTPMHFTRFHPDYKMRDLDATPFRTLERIYRQAKDLGVRYPYLGNVPPGPYENTYCPSCGALLIERTGFSSRFVDLEGNRCGRCGERIPVVR from the coding sequence ATGCATGAGGCGCACCAGTACGCACGGGTCGAGGGGGAGACGGTCAGGTGTTCGCTCTGCGCTCACCGCTGTACGATCGCCGCAGGCAAACACGGGATCTGTGGAGTGCGGATCAACGAGGACGGCGCCCTGTATGCGGCAAATTACGGGCTGGTCGCCGCAGAGGCGGTGGACCCGATCGAGAAGAAACCGCTCTTCCACTTCCTGCCCGGCACTCTCTCGTACTCCCTCGGCGGCGTCGGTTGCAATTTCCGGTGCCAGCACTGCCAGAACTGGCATATCTCGCAGGCGTCCCTCGCCGACCTCCCGCTGATGGAGATCCCGCCCGAGACCGGGGTGGAGAGGGCGCTCGCCTCGGCGTCCGCGAGCATTGCCTGGACATACAACGAACCGACGATCTGGCATGAATACGCCCTGGACATGGGAACGCTGGCGCGGGCGCGTGGCCTTGGCACGGTCTATGTCACGAACGGGTATATCACCGAGGAGGCGCTCGGCGAACTTGCGCCGATGCTCAATGCCTTCAGGGTGGACATCAAGGCCTTCACCGAGGACTTCTACAAGAAGGTCTGCCGGGCAAAACTCCAGCCCGTGCTCGACGCCACCCTCGCCGCCCACGAGCACGGGATGCACATCGAGACGGTGACCCTGGTCATCCCCGGCCTCAACGACTCGGAAGACGAGATGAAGGCCCTGATCACCTGGGTCCTCGACAACCTGGGCCCCGACACGCCGATGCACTTCACCAGGTTCCACCCTGACTACAAGATGCGCGACCTGGACGCGACGCCTTTCAGGACTCTTGAACGGATCTACAGGCAGGCAAAGGATCTCGGCGTGCGCTACCCGTACCTCGGCAATGTCCCGCCCGGGCCGTACGAGAACACGTATTGCCCCTCCTGCGGGGCGCTGCTCATCGAGAGGACAGGTTTTTCGAGCAGGTTCGTCGACCTCGAAGGGAACCGGTGCGGCCGGTGCGGGGAGAGGATCCCGGTTGTCAGGTAG
- the pyrH gene encoding UMP kinase, whose product MTKIVLSLGGSILVPSLESHTISRYVEVLKKMASRSQVFVVVGGGGEARRYIGVTRTLGINEAASDEIGIMITRINASLLMYALGDAAYPAVATSYQEARVFAESGKIVVMGGVTPGQTTDAVSAVLAETVSADVVINGTSVDGIYSADPKKDAHARRYDRMTPQELLGIISAARLDAGSNTVIDIVAAKIIERCGIPLVVIDGRRPENLSEAVCEGTFTGTVVSDTACSLFPF is encoded by the coding sequence ATGACGAAGATCGTGCTCTCCCTGGGAGGTTCGATACTGGTGCCCTCCCTCGAATCTCATACTATCTCCCGGTACGTCGAGGTATTGAAGAAAATGGCCTCCCGCAGTCAGGTGTTTGTCGTGGTCGGCGGCGGCGGCGAAGCCCGGCGCTATATCGGGGTCACGCGCACCCTCGGCATCAACGAGGCCGCATCGGACGAGATCGGGATCATGATAACCCGGATCAATGCCTCTCTCTTGATGTATGCCCTCGGCGACGCCGCATACCCCGCGGTTGCCACCTCCTATCAGGAGGCCCGGGTCTTTGCCGAGTCAGGCAAGATCGTGGTCATGGGCGGCGTCACCCCCGGTCAGACGACCGATGCGGTCTCTGCCGTGCTTGCCGAGACGGTGAGTGCCGACGTGGTCATCAACGGCACGTCCGTCGACGGCATCTACAGTGCCGACCCGAAGAAGGACGCACACGCACGCCGGTACGACCGGATGACCCCGCAGGAACTCCTCGGGATCATCTCGGCCGCCCGCCTGGACGCCGGGTCGAACACGGTCATCGATATCGTGGCCGCCAAGATAATCGAGCGTTGCGGGATCCCCCTTGTCGTCATCGATGGCAGGAGGCCGGAAAACCTTTCCGAAGCGGTCTGCGAGGGCACCTTTACGGGTACCGTCGTCAGCGACACCGCATGCAGTCTGTTTCCCTTCTAA
- the nth gene encoding endonuclease III: MIYHALRGRYPPTIENGISYGAPFEVLVLTILSAQTTDHSVEAVRPLLLARYPTPAALAAADEEAVAAIIRPTGFFRVKARHIIGAARQITDTFGGEVPADLDKLLSLPGVGKKTANIVLSNAFGIDEGIAVDTHVRRISRLLGLTDEDDPEKIEKDLTALFPREVWGEVNALFVQHGRAVCVAGRPRCDVCLLTPWCRHFRRGVQEKV, from the coding sequence TTGATATATCATGCCCTCCGCGGGCGCTATCCTCCGACGATCGAGAACGGGATCAGTTACGGCGCCCCCTTTGAAGTGCTTGTCCTGACCATTCTCTCAGCCCAGACCACCGACCACTCTGTCGAAGCGGTGCGGCCCCTCCTCCTTGCCCGGTACCCGACGCCCGCAGCCCTTGCCGCCGCGGACGAGGAGGCGGTCGCCGCCATCATCAGGCCGACCGGGTTTTTCCGGGTGAAGGCGCGGCACATCATCGGCGCCGCACGGCAGATCACGGATACCTTCGGCGGCGAGGTGCCGGCGGACCTCGACAAACTTCTCTCCCTCCCGGGCGTCGGGAAAAAGACGGCGAACATCGTCCTCTCCAATGCCTTCGGCATCGACGAGGGGATCGCGGTGGACACCCATGTGCGCCGGATCTCCCGTCTCCTTGGTCTCACCGACGAGGACGACCCGGAGAAAATTGAAAAAGACCTGACCGCACTCTTCCCGCGGGAAGTCTGGGGCGAGGTCAATGCCCTGTTTGTCCAGCACGGGCGGGCGGTCTGCGTTGCGGGCAGGCCGCGCTGCGACGTCTGCCTGCTCACTCCCTGGTGTCGGCACTTCAGAAGAGGGGTTCAGGAGAAGGTGTAG
- a CDS encoding inorganic phosphate transporter: MEVVIILGIMLALMFNFVNGLNDAANSIATVVATKVLSPFKAVALASFFNLVGPLLFTTAIAQTIGRGIVDPAVFTPHLILMALIGAVLWVFGCSYFGIPVSSSHALIGGILGAATARAGIESILWPSETLFVELVVMVVIGAIGGIAVAVYLALATGEAWDRYLAIGALSGITILIPILVASGLLPISGIVSVVVFMVVSPMLGFMVAYAFGVVIIRRLAHSNPLILNHGFKKLQIVAAAFQSIGHGSNDAQNAMGIITAMLVAGGILTEFAVPLWVILISCTAISLGTLLGGWRVVDMMANKITRMRPYQGFCASTAGGAVLSLVTAFGVPVSTTHAMSGAIMGVGATKGYSAVKWGIVRDIVAAWVMTVPASAAVAWGCYVLMDIFFS; encoded by the coding sequence ATGGAAGTCGTCATAATTCTCGGCATCATGCTGGCCCTGATGTTCAACTTCGTCAACGGCCTCAATGATGCCGCAAACTCCATAGCCACGGTCGTGGCGACCAAGGTGCTCTCCCCCTTCAAGGCCGTGGCCCTTGCATCATTTTTCAATCTTGTCGGTCCGCTCCTCTTCACGACCGCGATCGCACAGACGATTGGCCGGGGCATCGTCGATCCCGCTGTTTTCACTCCTCATCTGATTCTCATGGCCCTGATCGGAGCGGTGCTCTGGGTCTTTGGTTGCTCATACTTCGGGATCCCGGTATCGAGCAGCCACGCGCTGATCGGCGGCATCCTCGGCGCCGCAACGGCGCGGGCAGGGATCGAGTCGATCCTCTGGCCGTCGGAGACGCTCTTCGTCGAACTGGTCGTCATGGTCGTAATCGGGGCGATCGGCGGGATAGCGGTGGCAGTCTATCTTGCCCTCGCCACCGGCGAAGCGTGGGATCGGTACCTGGCTATCGGCGCACTCTCCGGCATCACCATCCTGATCCCGATTCTCGTGGCCTCCGGCCTCCTCCCCATCTCCGGGATCGTCAGCGTCGTTGTCTTCATGGTTGTCTCCCCGATGCTCGGGTTCATGGTCGCCTATGCCTTCGGCGTCGTCATCATCAGGCGCCTCGCTCATTCAAACCCGCTCATCCTCAACCATGGCTTTAAGAAACTCCAGATCGTGGCCGCGGCCTTCCAGTCGATAGGTCACGGAAGCAACGACGCCCAGAACGCGATGGGCATCATCACGGCGATGCTCGTTGCCGGGGGTATCCTCACCGAGTTCGCCGTCCCCCTCTGGGTCATCCTCATCTCCTGCACCGCGATCTCCCTCGGCACCCTCCTTGGCGGGTGGCGGGTCGTGGACATGATGGCGAACAAGATCACGCGGATGCGCCCGTACCAGGGTTTCTGCGCATCGACTGCAGGAGGAGCGGTCCTCTCCCTCGTCACCGCCTTTGGTGTCCCGGTCTCCACGACCCATGCAATGAGCGGGGCGATCATGGGTGTCGGGGCGACGAAGGGTTACTCGGCCGTGAAGTGGGGGATTGTGCGGGACATCGTGGCCGCCTGGGTCATGACCGTCCCGGCCTCCGCAGCGGTCGCCTGGGGATGTTATGTCCTTATGGACATCTTCTTCTCCTGA
- a CDS encoding DUF47 family protein gives MGLKEWIVPQDKAFFDLFEKLADTVNDGALLLNALVNNYVDVQNKCHKMKQIEHQGDEIAHQVYEQLNLTFITPLEPEEISRLATALDDILDYIDGTTQQMYGYGVTEADDVMKELARLILLSTQEVQTAVRLIRKMDDPRTVETHCIEINRLENLADVVLGNAIKDLFATNDAITIIKLKDIYENLEVATDKCEDVANVLSDIAIRHS, from the coding sequence GTGGGTCTAAAGGAATGGATTGTGCCACAGGATAAGGCATTTTTCGACCTGTTCGAGAAACTGGCAGATACGGTCAATGATGGGGCACTGCTGCTCAACGCGCTCGTCAACAACTACGTCGACGTGCAGAACAAGTGCCACAAGATGAAACAGATCGAGCATCAAGGCGACGAGATCGCCCACCAGGTCTACGAGCAACTCAACCTCACCTTCATCACCCCCCTGGAACCTGAGGAGATCTCGCGGCTTGCCACCGCCCTCGACGACATCCTCGACTACATCGACGGGACGACGCAGCAGATGTACGGTTACGGCGTCACCGAGGCCGACGATGTCATGAAAGAACTGGCGCGGCTCATCCTCCTCTCGACACAAGAGGTCCAGACAGCGGTACGGCTGATCAGGAAGATGGACGACCCCCGCACCGTCGAGACGCACTGCATCGAGATCAACCGGCTTGAGAACCTTGCCGACGTCGTGCTCGGGAACGCGATCAAGGACCTCTTCGCCACCAACGACGCCATCACGATCATCAAACTCAAGGACATCTACGAGAACCTTGAGGTCGCCACCGACAAGTGCGAGGACGTGGCGAACGTACTCTCAGACATCGCAATCAGACATTCCTGA
- a CDS encoding phosphomethylpyrimidine synthase ThiC yields MVENGREHLTADGILAIIGTHKMEGQIAFRIAAHIGDTVKRNADGRDLEMARSRADFDRDGQVACSIRNGPGGSWGTAAMGPATCAGTSVRSG; encoded by the coding sequence GTGGTCGAAAATGGCCGTGAACACCTGACTGCCGATGGCATCCTCGCGATCATCGGGACGCATAAGATGGAGGGCCAGATCGCGTTCAGGATTGCCGCACACATTGGCGACACGGTGAAGAGGAATGCGGACGGGAGGGATCTTGAGATGGCCCGGAGTCGTGCCGACTTTGACAGGGACGGTCAGGTCGCCTGTTCGATCCGGAACGGACCCGGTGGATCATGGGGGACAGCGGCGATGGGGCCCGCAACATGTGCGGGGACTTCTGTGCGATCAGGTTGA